In Capsicum annuum cultivar UCD-10X-F1 chromosome 7, UCD10Xv1.1, whole genome shotgun sequence, one genomic interval encodes:
- the LOC107854237 gene encoding cation/calcium exchanger 1 isoform X2: MSPQIPNYKKFIIYIPTIFIFQNHISQKKKKKMDIYRVLSKYRIKIPSLFFNIIFLLIISSLTFHFFSSNSNFSLNNTFIKPPKNSFLKNKDIGCKGIEKFITREEKCTYVKFHEGCKPNGYIFYLQLFYCTFSQILGYILLALWLILLFYLLGDTASSYFCSSLEGLSKSLKLSPIIAGVTLLSLGNGAPDLFSSIVSFMNDDTNDIGFNSIIGGAFFVSSVVAGITSISISKYDRKIKKSSFIRNVLFLILCVVCLLVVIVIGKIHLWGALAFFFLYVVYICCIFLSEMYVRGEEKYSNCEEGMIDDYMLDLPMVCDMKKGEELSCEQLRVPLLVNKDDIQSEKQKKIAFVLRKVVYILELPLDIPRKLTIPNVSQEKWSKPFGVVSITLAPLLLILIWDFIGPKTRIWAYGISGLIGLACGVVVFFTSDGLNPPKKFNFLWLGLGFFMSITWTYILAEELISLLVSMGLILGISPSILGLTVLAWGNSLGDLVANVTLAKSGGPRGAQVALCGCYAGPIFNTLVGLGLSLIFTTWKAFPSSYIVPMDSTIYETMGFLLLGLLWALVILPKRDMRLDKFFGIGLLAIYLCFLFLKLARALGFIDFQISP; the protein is encoded by the coding sequence ATGTCCCCACAAATCCCTAATTACAaaaaattcattatatacataccaactattttcattttccaaaatcacatatcacaaaaaaaaaaaaaaaaaatggatattTATCGTGTTCTCTCTAAGTATAGAATCAAGATTCCATCTTTATTCTTCAATATCATCTTCCTTCTTATTATTTCTTCCCTcacatttcatttcttttcatcaaattccaatttttcattaaataatacTTTTATAAAGCCAccaaaaaatagtttcttgaaaaacAAAGATATTGGTTGTAAAGGTATTGAAAAATTTATTACTAGAGAAGAAAAATGCACTTATGTTAAATTTCATGAAGGGTGTAAACCTAAtggatatatattttatttacaaCTTTTTTATTGCACTTTTAGCCAAATTCTTGGTTATATTTTGTTAGCACTttggttaattttgttattttatttattaggtgATACTGCTAGTagttatttttgttcttcattagaAGGATTATCAAAAAGTTTGAAACTTTCACCAATAATTGCTGGTGTTACACTTTTATCATTAGGTAATGGTGCACCTGATTTATTTTCTAGTATAGTTTCTTTTATGAATGATGATACAAATGATATTGGATTTAATAGTATAATTGGTGGTGCTTTTTTTGTTTCAAGTGTAGTGGCTGGTATAACAAGTATATCAATTAGTAAATATGATAGGAAAATTAAGAAATCAAGTTTTATTAGGAAtgttttgttcttgattctttgtGTTGTTTGTCTACTTGTTGTGATTGTTATTGGGAAGATTCATTTATGGGGTGCTTTGGCTTTCTTTTTCTTGTACGTTGTGTATATTTGTTGTATATTTTTATCAGAAATGTATGTTAGAGGAGAAGAGAAGTATTCAAATTGTGAAGAGGGTATGATTGATGATTATATGTTAGATTTGCCTATGGTTTGTGACATGAAAAAGGGTGAAGAATTGTCATGTGAACAATTGAGGGTACCTTTGTTGGTGAATAAAGATGATATACAGAgtgaaaagcaaaagaaaattgCTTTTGTTTTGAGAAAAGTTGTGTATATTCTTGAATTGCCACTTGATATTCCAAGAAAGTTGACAATACCAAATGTATCACAAGAGAAATGGTCAAAGCCATTTGGGGTTGTGTCAATCACTTTAGCTCCATTGTTATTGATTCTCATTTGGGATTTCATTGGGCCTAAAACAAGAATTTGGGCTTATGGAATTAGTGGGCTTATTGGGCTTGCTTGTGGGGTGGTTGTGTTTTTCACTAGTGATGGGCTTAACCCACCAAAGAAGTTCAACTTTTTGTGGCTTGGACTTGGGTTCTTCATGAGTATTACTTGGACTTACATCTTAGCTGAAGAACTTATTTCTTTGTTGGTTTCAATGGGCCTAATACTTGGTATAAGCCCATCAATACTGGGCCTAACTGTTCTTGCTTGGGGTAATTCATTAGGAGACTTAGTGGCCAATGTAACGCTGGCTAAAAGTGGTGGGCCTAGAGGAGCCCAAGTAGCTTTATGTGGATGCTATGCTGGGCCTATATTCAATACACTAGTGGGCTTGGGCCTATCACTCATTTTCACAACTTGGAAAGCATTTCCCTCAAGTTATATAGTGCCAATGGATTCAACTATCTATGAAACTATGGGCTTTTTGTTATTGGGCCTACTTTGGGCCTTGGTAATCTTGCCTAAAAGAGATATGAGGCTTGATAAGTTCTTTGGAATTGGGCTTTTGGCTATATACTTATGCTTCTTGTTCTTAAAGCTTGCTAGAGCTTTGGGCTTTATTGACTTTCAAATTTCCCCATAA